In Marinibacterium anthonyi, the DNA window CACCTCTGGCACATCGGCGCCACGCCGTCGGCCAGCGCCTTCCTGTCGGCCTTCTTCACGCTGGTGGGCACCCACGGGCTGCACGTGACGGCCGGGTCGATCTGGCTGGTGGTGCTGCTGGTGCAGGTCGGGCTGCACGGGCTGACGCCCGAGAACACCCGCCGGATCATGTGCCTGAGCCTGTTCTGGCACTTCCTCGACCTGATCTGGATCGGGGTGTTTTCCTTCGTCTACCTGACCGGAGTGCTGCTATGACTTCGCCCGCGCACGACACCTCTCCCGCAACCTACGACGCCCGCGGCGCCTACATGAACTACCTGACGGGCTTTGCCCTGTCGGTGTTCCTGACGCTGATCCCCTTCGCCCTGGTCATGAGCGGCTGGGACATCGGCATCGGCTGGGCGCTGGCGGTCATCTTCGGCTTCGGCGCGATCCAGGTCATCGTCCACGTGCATTACTTCCTGCACGTCTCCGCCCACAACGAACAGGGCTGGCAGGTCCTCTCCCTGCTCTTCACCATCATCCTGCTCGTCATCGTCCTGTCCGGCTCCATCTGGGTCATGTTCCACCTCAAGGAAAACATGATGCCCGCCCACGAACAGATCGAACGCGTCAAGAACCTCCCGTGAGCAAGGGCGGCGAACAGAGCGG includes these proteins:
- the cyoD_2 gene encoding Cytochrome o ubiquinol oxidase protein CyoD, which codes for MTSPAHDTSPATYDARGAYMNYLTGFALSVFLTLIPFALVMSGWDIGIGWALAVIFGFGAIQVIVHVHYFLHVSAHNEQGWQVLSLLFTIILLVIVLSGSIWVMFHLKENMMPAHEQIERVKNLP